AATCGGTTTCGATGGTAGCGCGCCAGCACGGCGTGAATCCGAACCAGCTCTTTCACTGGCGCAAGCTGTACCAGGATGGAAGCCTGTCGGCGGTCAAGGCTGGCGAGGAAGTGGTTCCGGCCTCGGAGTTGGCCGACGCGCTCAAACAGATTCGCGAGCTGCAGCGCATGCTCGGCAAGAAGACGATGGAGAACGAGATTCTTCGCGAGGCTGTCGAATACGGCCGGGCAAAAAAATGGATAGCGCACTCGCCATCGTTGCCGGAGGACAGCCAGTGAAACTGGTCTGCGAAGTCCTCGGCGTGTCGCGCTCGAACGTATCGGCACGCAGGTCGCGCGAGGCGACTTGGCGCGACGGGCGGCAGCCCAGATCGACCCACGATGCACCGGTGGTCGAGGCTATTGAGCGGGTTATCAGCGACTTGCCCAGCTACGGATATCGACGCGTATGGGGGACGTTGCGCCGCGAGCGTATCGCGGCGGGACAGGCACCGCTGAACGCCAAGCGCATTTACCGCGTAATGCGCACGCATGGCCTGCTGATGCAACGCAGAGCGGCACCGGTTCGGCCGCAGCGCCGTCACGATGGCAAGGTTGCGGTGGAGCGCAGCAATCAGCGCTGGTGTTCCGACGGCTTCGAGTTTCGCTGCGACAACGGCGAGCCGTTGCGCGTGACGTTCGCGCTCGACTGCTGCGACCGCGAAGCGATGAGCTGGGCGGCCACGACGGCCGGCCATAGCGGCGACATCGTGCGCGACGTGATGCTGGCTGCGGTGGAAAGCCGATTTGGGGATGTGCTGCATACCGAGTCCGAAATCGAGTGGCTGAGCGACAACGGCTCGGGCTATACGGCCGAGGAGACGCGTCAGTTTGCGGCGCTGCTCGGCCTGAAGCCGTTGACCACGCCGGTGTGCAGCCCGCAGAGCAACGGCATGGCGGAAAGCTTCGTGAAGACCATGAAGCGCGATTACGTCGCTATCATGCCGAAGCCGGACGCAGCGACCGCGGCCAGGAATCTGGCCATCGCATTCGAGCACTACAACGAAAAGCATCCCCATAGCGCGTTGAAGTACCGCTCGCCTCGCGAGTTTCGACGTTCGACGGATTCAGCAACCTAAGTGGGTGCCGTGTCCTGAGTTACGGGGGCAACTCCATTTTGCCCTCAGTGTCATTCGCCCTGACGTTCGGGTTGCGGCTGCTCTATTACGAACAGGAGTTGGAGCGGTTGCAGGCCGAGGACGAAGCACGCTTGAGGGACAGGGAGAAAGCCATTCGGTTTGCAAGCGAACCGCTGGCCGTGCTGGGATACGCGTACCTGAGTGGCGTGGGCAATGCCAATCTGGCGGGCAAGATTGTGCAGGGCGACACCGCGCTCGAAGCGCAGACGGCAGCAAGCGGAGCCGAAGGTGTGCGCCATACCGCGCTCGAATCGATCCACGGTGAAACGCTGGTGAAGCGCTATCGAGCCTGCTTTGACGAGTTGGTCGCCATGATAAGACCGACGATCGAAGCGTTGCCCCATGATGTCCGTCTGGACGTACGACTACACATGCCGGAGGGACCCGAGCATGAAGCACAACTCGAAGCGTGGCGTGAAGCCTGGCGGCAAGCGGCGCTCCGACGTGCCGAATTAACGTCATTGCCGGCGGAGCAAGGCCTCATGGCGGTCGACGAATGGCTCGATGTCAAAGGGGGGCATTCGCTCGAAAAATTCACTTTGTTCGTTTCGGCGCAACTCCACGACATGCCTATAGCAGGTACCGGGGAAACTGCGGTTGCGATCCTGCTGGGCTGGGCTCCTCTCGCGGCACGACGTGGGCTGAACATGATCGCGATGCTGCACAGGCCGGTTGAAGCGGTGATCGACGGCCTGCCCGAGGCGATATCGAAAGCCGTGTTGTGGGGCAATGCCGCTCCGCAGAATGTGAAGGATCTGTGGAAGGCAGGACTGGACAGCGAGGACGGATCCACTTTGCTCGACGCAGCATCCGAAGCGAAACTGGGTGTGACTGGGAGTACTGGATTCGATGGGCTGCACGATATTGACGCCGCCGTAGGACATCCTGGTGTGTGCGCGGGGTGGCTCGCGGTTGTCGCCGCAATCGAGCACGGCGCGCAGGCGGGCAGCCCGCAAG
The window above is part of the Burkholderia glumae LMG 2196 = ATCC 33617 genome. Proteins encoded here:
- a CDS encoding IS3-like element ISBugl1 family transposase (programmed frameshift), translating into MDVLTGPERRRRWTAEQKLAMVRESFEPGKSVSMVARQHGVNPNQLFHWRKLYQDGSLSAVKAGEEVVPASELADALKQIRELQRMLGKKTMENEILREAVEYGRGKKMDSALAIVAGGQPVKLVCEVLGVSRSNVSARRSREATWRDGRQPRSTHDAPVVEAIERVISDLPSYGYRRVWGTLRRERIAAGQAPLNAKRIYRVMRTHGLLMQRRAAPVRPQRRHDGKVAVERSNQRWCSDGFEFRCDNGEPLRVTFALDCCDREAMSWAATTAGHSGDIVRDVMLAAVESRFGDVLHTESEIEWLSDNGSGYTAEETRQFAALLGLKPLTTPVCSPQSNGMAESFVKTMKRDYVAIMPKPDAATAARNLAIAFEHYNEKHPHSALKYRSPREFRRSTDSAT